The nucleotide window AAAATGTCGAGGCGGTGATGAAGACGCTCTCGGCGCATCGCCAGCTCTGCACGCGGATGGGCGCCTATAAACCGAGAACCAATCCGTATTCATTCCAGGGACATGGGAAGGGCTGTCTTCCGTATACCTTCGAGCTGGCGGGCAAGTATGGGATTCAGGTCATTGCGATGGAGGTGACCCATGAGAACCATGTCGACGAGATCGACGAATGCCTGGAGCAGACTGGCCGTCCGACCGGGGTGATGCTGCAGATCGGCACCCGCAACACCCAGAACTTCGAGCTGCTCAAAGCGATCGGCCGGCAGACCCAATATCCGGTTTTGTTAAAGCGAGGCTACGGTATTTCGCTCACCGAGTCGTTGAATGCCGCCGAATATTTGGCGAGCGAGGGGAATGCGCAGGTCGTCTTCTGCCTGCGCGGGATGCACAGCTCCTTCGGGGCGCCCCATCGAAACATGGTCGACTTCGTCCAGGTTCCGGTCCTCAAGCGCCTCACCCGAATGCCGGTGGGGATCGATCCCTCCCATGCGATCGGCAGCCGGGACGCTTCCCCCGATGGACTGCTCGACCTCTTTCACGCGACGGCGCAGGGGGTGATCGCCGGGGCCAACCTCATCCTCGTCGATATCCATCCCGATCCACTCCGGGCCTTGGTCGACGGCGCGCAAGCGCTCCGGCTGGAGGAGCTCCCCCACTTTTTGGAAGATGTCCAAATCGCCCGGGAGGCGTATGAGAAGCGCCGCCGCCGGGTGCAGTCGGCGTCCTAATCGCCTCTCGGCGTTTTATCTTTCTATTAAGGTATGACCGGCGTCACCCGGACCGACCGGGTCGTCGTCCCCGCAGAAAACCGTCCCTCCTGCGTCAATTTTCCGCTGCTTTGATCAATCTGATAGACAAAAACGTCGTTCGTGTTGAGGTTTGCCACATAGACGAATTTGCCGGAGGGA belongs to Candidatus Manganitrophaceae bacterium and includes:
- a CDS encoding 3-deoxy-7-phosphoheptulonate synthase — encoded protein: MLLILHPSFDENNEAFQQTWAYLNSLPGIRIQKHIVQGKEQRLTEIYLIGDTSKLDREVIETLPAVERVVRISEEYRILGRHKDGRRAIGFDYNGIRFDQDNLHVFAGLCAVDTRENVEAVMKTLSAHRQLCTRMGAYKPRTNPYSFQGHGKGCLPYTFELAGKYGIQVIAMEVTHENHVDEIDECLEQTGRPTGVMLQIGTRNTQNFELLKAIGRQTQYPVLLKRGYGISLTESLNAAEYLASEGNAQVVFCLRGMHSSFGAPHRNMVDFVQVPVLKRLTRMPVGIDPSHAIGSRDASPDGLLDLFHATAQGVIAGANLILVDIHPDPLRALVDGAQALRLEELPHFLEDVQIAREAYEKRRRRVQSAS